The nucleotide window ttcctttggttcaccccacaaatggccgctacggccggcaggctgcaccaatctgaagccaggagccaggtgcttcctcctggtctcccatgcgggtgcagggcccaagaacctgggccatcctccactgccttcctgggccacagcagagagctggactggaagaggagcaaccgggacagaatccggcgccccaatcgggactagaacccggggtgatggcgctgcaggcagaggattagcctagcgagctgcggcgccggccaagattcatttttaattgacttcatatacagaagaacaacacTATACTAGGTAAAGACTTCAAgagtttgcacacacatacacacaacgtaaaaagtactatttgagaacaagttttgcagttaattctcatagtacaactcattagggacagaggtcctacttagagagtaagtacacagtgactcctgtcattaatttaacaattgacactcttatttatgacatcagtgatcacccgaggctcttgccatgggctgtcACAGcagatgctccttttctgatccagctcgctgctaatgcacctgggaaggcagcagcagatgtcccacgTATTTgggccctcccacccatgtgggagactgggatggagttcctgattcctagcttcagcctagcacaaccctggctgttgcagccaattgaggggtgaaccagtggatgaaaaatctctttctctttctctccttctctgtgtctttgcctttcaaataaataaacacatctttttaaaataaacataaaaatacagtgactttaaaataaacgtttccactcccaattccaacttcttgctgatgtgcagcctgggaggcagcaggtgatggctcaagtacttgggtccctgcaacctctGTGAAAGACCTCGACTGAgttcagagttcctggcttttagaatgcccagccctgactgatgcagccatttggggagtgaactaactgaagatacctctttctctgtctctcccactctgccttttttttttttttttttttttttttttttgacaggcagagtggacagtgagagagagagacagagagaaaggtcttcctttgccgttggttcaccctccaatggccgccgcggctggcgcgctgcggccggcgcaccgcgctgatccgatggcaggagccaggagccaggtgcttttcctggtctcccatggggtgcagggcccaagcacctgggccatcctccactgcactccctggccacagcagagagctggcctggaagaggggcaacagggacagaattcagcgccccgacagggactagaacccaaggtgccggcgccgcacggtggaggattagcctattgagctgcggcaccagccacaaAGGGGATATCTTGAAAGAAGCCAGAGGGAGTTAATAATGCAAAGAAGTTTAACTTCAAAGCCAGTGAACACGAAAAATTCTCTTTACTAACAATGAAGACAAAACTGGTAGATTGTGAGACATCCCATGAGAGAGGACTGTGGAGGGGCAGCAGGGCAAGAAATTCTGGGTCGCTTCAGAAAACAGGAACCATAGGCTGCATCTTCAAGGAACTGAATCTGCCAGTGACCACATGCACATGGGAGAGAACCCAAGCATGGGAAAAGCCAGAGCCCGGCCAACACCTTGCCTGCAAGCTGCTTGGCTGAGGACCCATCTAGGCCTTGCCTGGATTCCTAACTTAGGGAGATGGTGGAATAATAAGtatatgtttttgttgttgttttgtttttattttttttaaatgccaatgggatcttttaaaaatatagttaattTAAGGGACTGGCAATGTGGCACAATGAAGCGGCCctcatgacaccagcatcccctatcagagcaccaattTCAGTCccagatgttttttttttattttaaaatttttatttaatgaatatagttttcataggtataactttaggaatatagtggtttttgtCCCCCTATACCCACCCTGTTCCCCTACCCCCGTCCCACCacctaatccctctcccatcccattcttcactaagattcttttttttttccacaggcagttagacagtgagagagagagaaacagagaagagagaaaggttttccttcctttggttcaccccacaaatggccgctacggccggcaggctgcaccaatctgaagccaggagccaggtgcttcctcctggtctcccatgcgggtgcagggcccaagaacctgggccatcctccactgccttcctgggccacagcagagagctggactggaagaggagcaaccgggacagaatccggcgccccaatcgggactagaacccggggtgatggcgctgcaggcagaggattagcctagcgagctgcggcgccggccaagattcatttttaattgacttcatatacagaagaacaacacTATACTAGGTAAAGACTTCAAgagtttgcacacacatacacacaacgtaaaaagtactatttgagaacaagttttgcagttaattctcatagtacaactcattagggacagaggtcctacttagagagtaagtacacagtgactcctgtcattaatttaacaattgacactcttatttatgacatcagtgatcacccgaggctcttgccatgggctgtcACAGcagatgctccttttctgatccagctcgctgctaatgcacctgggaaggcagcagcagatgtcccacgTATTTgggccctcccacccatgtgggagactgggatggagttcctgattcctagcttcagcctagcacaaccctggctgttgcagccaattgaggggtgaaccagtggatgaaaaatctctttctctttctctccttctctgtgtctttgcctttcaaataaataaacacatctttttaaaataaacataaaaatacagtgactttaaaataaacgtttccactcccaattccaacttcttgctgatgtgcagcctgggaggcagcaggtgatggctcaagtacttgggtccctgcaacctctGTGAAAGACCTCGACTGAgttcagagttcctggcttttagaatgcccagccctgactgatgcagccatttggggagtgaactaactgaagatacctctttctctgtctctcccactctgccttttttttttttttttttttgacaggcagagtggacagtgagagagagagacagagagaaaggtcttcctttgccgttggttcaccctccaatggccgccgcggctggcgcgctgcggccggcgcaccgcgctgatccgatggcaggagccaggagccaggtgcttttcctggtctcccatggggtgcagggcccaagcacctgggccatcctccactgcactccctggccacagcagagggctggcctggaagaggggcaaccgggacagaatccggcgccccgaccgggactagaacccggtgtgccggcgccgctaggcggaggattagcctattgagccgcggcgccggccccactctgccttttttaaagtaagctactgcctgggacaccgacatcccagaatggagtttctggaatcaagtcctgcctccacttccaatccagcttcttactgatGCATCTGAGAGGCAGCTGCAAGGCGGAAGATGATGGATTtcttgtacccatttgggagatccagatagagttcctggcctcagcctggcccagccccagctgttgcaagcattttgggggtgaaccagcagatagaagatattttctctctgcctttcaaataaataaaacttaaaaacaaaaatataccaagccggcgctgcggctcactaggctaatcctctgccttgcagcgccggcacaccgggttctagtcccggtctaggcaccggattctgtcccggtcgcccctcttccaagccagctctctgctgtggcccgggagtgcagtggaggatggcccaagtccttgggccctgcaccccatgggagaccaggagaagcacctggctcctgccatcggatcagcgcggtgtgccggccgcagcgcgctggccacggcggctattggagggtgaaccacggcaaaaggaagacctttctctctgtctctctctctctcactgtccactctgcctgtcaaaaacaaacaaacaaaaacaaaaacaaaaacaaaaaaaaaaccaacaatatACCAAGAGTAGTGGCATAGTTTGAATGTGATTTGGCCCTAAAACTTATGAGATGAGCCAAAGGCGATCAGGTCATCTGGCCATACCCTCAGAAGTGAGTGCTCGGAAGAGGGTTGCTATGAAGCCTGAGTTCATGcccaccttctttctctctgcttcctggcttggcATGCGACCCTTCTTCCACATTGCCTCCCTCCATCATCCGCCCTAGGGCCTGCACCAGAGCCTGCATCATTCCACTTGGACTTTCTCCCTCCAAAACTCGGAGCTGAATAAACCTCTCTTTCATTCATAAGTACCCTGTGTtaggtatttttttaaaccttgattatttatttgaaagtcagttacatagagaaaggagaggcagagaaagagaggacttccatccactggttctctccccagtcggacgcaatggctggagctgggctgatccaaagccaggagccatccaggtctcccatgtgggtgcaggggcccaaggacttgggccatcttctactgctttcccaggccacagcagagaggtggatcagaagtggagcagccaggacttgaattgatgcccatatgggatggcagcactgcagggggcagctttatctgctacaccacagtgtcaaccccaggtgtgtatatatatatatatatattttttaatatatatatatattaagatttatttatctgaaaggcagagttagagagaggcagaggcatagagagatcttctatccactggttcacaccccaaatggccacaatagccaaagctgggctgatcctagccaggagcctggagcttcttctgggtctcccaggtgggcacaggggcccaggggcccaaggatttgggccatcctccaccgctttcccagggacattatcaggaagctggatcagaatcagagcagctgggactcaaacggggcTTTACCCgtaagccacagcattggcccctgcgTTAGGTATTTAATTGTAATAACAAAAAGCTGCCTATAGAGGTAGATATGGGGATGGACAGACATAAATGAAAGCAAGGTCACCAACAGCTTAATTGTGCAATGTAGGTAGTGGATATATAGATATCCACAAtaagattctttcaatttccctGTACAGTTggaaattttcataattaaacGTTGGGAGGCAGACAAAGGGTAACTCCGAAATCTGAAGTCTGTAGAGAACGCGCCAGACTCGTCAGCCAAGGGAGTGAAATTAGTGAGTCCTGAAAGTCCCTTTTAGAGTTCTCTGATGAAGTGGAAAAAGTCTCTcactttctaaattttatttattctacaaGTATCTAACTGATGCATACAATATGCCAGATTGGTTCTCATCCAAGACTAGGGAatattttttctgccaagggtcatttggatatttataataccAACTGTAGGCCATACAAAGCAAgtgaaaaattagcctgctatagatgtacTGCATTTTAAATCCTGCATGGTAAGTACCTTAGCAAGGCCAGAAGTGATGATTTCTTAGTTCTTCTAGGCTCATAGGCCAGACACTCCCCATTCCTGTACATCAAACAGACATATATCTGACTTCATTAAGTTTACTTAATTggacaataaaatatataaattatatgtgtgtgtgtgtgtgtgtgtgtatatatatatatatatatatatatatatatatatataaaatgtcaaaAGGTGgtcttgaggctggtgctgtggtgtagcagataaagccactgcctgtacgccagcgtcccatataggctcctgttcatgtcctggctgttccaatatatccagctccctgcagatggcctgagaacagcagcagcagatggcccaagagcttggatccccgccacccctgtgggagacctgcatgaaactcctggctttggcctaacccagccctagctgttgtgaccatctggggagagaaccagcagagggaagatttctcttttctctctgactttttaaaaaacttaaaaaggtgGTCTTCatggccattccacttctgtgTAATTCCAGCTGTCAGACAGTCTACCAatccatttttctatatttttgtccTCTCCAAACCTTTCTACTCCTTGATGCCAAAttaatcttccttttgctgtctaatttatattaaaattctcAGTGGTTCTTTTTTGCCTACTGAataaagtttacatttttttgttgttgttgttagcacCTGCCTTTCTACCACATGGGCAGCTGTGGTAGACAGAGCTGTGCCATTTATCTCTTCTGCCACTGCCGAGACTCCCAGCGCCTGCATTCACTCAGCTGTGGACATAGAGAGTGCAGAAGAGAAAAAATCCTGTTCTTTGAAGTCTCTGTGATTTAGGGATTCCTACAGAATAACCTACTCTTCTCTGAAAGTACTAAAGGTAAGCTgatcttttgaaagaaaaattttttttactttagaaatCTGCACaggtataatttacataataaaatGCACGCATTTATGTGTACAGTTCTATgagttttattaaatatatacactTGTATAACTACTACGTCAGGGAACATTTGCTCAAAACTTTTCTTCTTGCCTCTTTGCAATCAATTTCCTCTCCCTCATCTCTTGGATGCAGTTTCAGGCAatcaactgtttttaaaattttttaaagaaattttttaagtttaaaaatttttaaaaatcaactattacaatttttaaagtttttttaaacattttacttcagaatagttttaaatttacaaaacaaaaactatgaGATGGTAATATAAAGAGTTCCCATATCCCTCATAGATTAGTTTAGCCTGTTTTAGAAATTTCTGTGAATGAACTCATACACTATTCATTTTTTGTAGCCTGTATCAGTCCGCTTTTTGTCACTGTAACAAATACCTGAGAGACCTACTTGGGAAGCaggaagatttattttggctcatggttttgagACCAAGAGCAGGTAGCTCCAGCAGTCTGGCCCCTGATCAAGCATGGGGCCGCAGGCTCACAAGAGCAGAAAGTGGACAAACACAGCCAGCTTGCTCATCATCTATGATAGAAGCAACCAAGACCCAATCACAGAGCTCCACTCTAAGGACCTAATCCAACCTAACCAGTCTCCAGGAGTCTACCTTCAGACACCAGATCTGAACTAACCCATCTTTAACCCATTAACAAAAGACTCAGGATGGAATCCTTAACACCCGGGCCTTTGGGAGACAACTCTTACCCTAACCACAGCAGGCCCTTTAATGACTTTTTGAATTAGCATACCTTCGCATTCATATaaaggaagaggggcaaccgggacagaatccggagccccgacagggactagaaccccgagtgccggcgccgctaagaggaggattagcctagtgagccacggcgccggccagaacctATTATTTTCTACAAACCTTAGACCCCATGACACGTCCTATGTGGTGAAACACTTATATCCAGTGCTCGACACTCTGGCACCAGCAGTCGCTCCACGAACACGTGGTGCCTGAATGGATGTATTTCCCACGCACCTGTATCAGTCCTTGGGAAACGACCGGCAAGCTTTCCTGTCAGAAACTGAAGGACAGCGAGTCTGAAACGCCTCCCCCCGGCCACAGGTTCATGCCCTCTCTGTTTTATTCCTGTGGGGCCTATGAGGAATTCTGAGTCCTAACGCTGGGGTTTGTCAAAAACGAATCGCAGGACCCTTGACACTCACGGGTAAAACGGACACTCGGACTTCCTAACCTCCGAGGAAGGTGGCGGAAATCAAATGGGAGGGAAAATGAGTCAGCACTTGAAAAAAATACTGAGGCACACGAGGTACGCTAAATTAGGGTCCCCTACAGCCCCTCCTCTCAGGCTGAAGCGAGCGGCGCGGGACTGCGCAGGCGCGCGCCGGCACGGGCCACACCCCCGTCCAGGGCCCCCGCGCGGCGGCGCGCACGCCACCAGACGTGCTCGCTCTCGGGGCGTCGCGCGCGTGCGCCCGAGTGGCCCAGCCCCGCTCTGGCACCGGAAGTGGCCCTGGCGGGTTTGCCTTCAAATTCTAGGCGAGCAGAAGCAGCGCTAGGCGGTGGGGGCGGTTGGAGGGTGCAGTGCCGCTCCGGAGAGCAGAGGGCCGGGTGCCGGGTCTGTTCCGGGTCCTCCTAACACCCTGCCCGGATCTCCGCTCGGCCCTTCCGCTCCGTCTGGCTGTGGGCGGCTTCCCGAGGAGCCTGGGCCGCCGCAGGTGAGTGTTGGCCGGAGGGACTCCCGACTGCCCAGGGCCGGGTCGTCGAGGCCTTCGGGGCCGCCGCGCACCCCGCCGGGAGCCTGTCTGTGTCTGCGCCGCTGTCTGCGGTCCCTGCCGCTGTGGCTGACACTTGGGGGTCAGGTGACACTTCCCCCTGCCTGGGGAATCCTGTCTGGGGCTCCTGTCGGACCCTGGGCCAGTGCCGTCGGAGAAGTCACCGGCTGAGAGAACGTGTGTCCGGCCCGCGCCCCCTGAGAAACCCCGCAAGCCTGGACCTTGGGAAGCAGCGTGCTTGCTCCAGCGGGTTGGGTGGGCGTGCTGTCGTGCAGCACGGTGGTCTTTGGTGTTATCCCGAGCCCCGTGTCCTCGGGGAAGGCGTAGCTCCCTTCCTGGCTGAGTGTTGTTCGGCCCCTGTAGAAATCGCATCCCTCGAAACCTTCGTTTCGTACAGCGCGCGTTACAGTGACAAAGGCAGGCGCGGGTCCTTGAGAGCCTCGGGTGATCGCAAGCCCGTATCTCATCAAAGATGGTTTCCTCTTCACGGCTGTGTGTTGCCGACTCCGACAGGCCGCTTCTCCTGGAAGCACCAGCTGCCGTCAGACCTGCAGTTGCTGCTGAAATCATTCCTGATGTTGCAGAATGTGCGCGCTCGATCTTTGCTGCGTGGTCACAGTGATAGCCACCTTCGTAGGGGTCAGGAAAGAGTCGTACTAAATGTCTCGGTATACCGCCAgattccaccccacccccagcagatgtgttttgttttgtttttaagccaTCAGTTCTTAAGGGAAGAAATAGTAGCAAAATTCTTTGTCTTGTATTCGCAGTAACAATCCGCGTGGGCTGTAtcgtgttttaaaaataagaatgcccTGCTGATGCATTTTTTTCCACATCCCTAGACTGTGAAAAGCTGTATAAAGCTCGTTTGTGGCGCTGGTTGTTCAAGACGCCTTTCTGTTTTGTAGATTATTAGGCATTCTATATAGTCTACAAGCGGTCCTGCgtattattttgaaatgtgtatCACAGTTGTGACAAGTATTGAGGGTTAGAGACTCTGTTAGAGTTTACTGTATTAACAACATTGTTAAATTTCTGTTTCTAACAAATGGTTTGGGCTTTTATTTTCTAAGCTACTTGGCTGTCTAAAAAAGATAACATATCAAAACAATGTGGACACTGGTGATAACACACTAAATAGATATTGCATGTGGTGTTGATTGTTAGGGCTTTGAATATGGCTTTTTAGTTACGTTTTAATTGTACTTACTGATTTGTTTTGTTCAGGCAAACTGAACAAAAGTTTAAAACCAGATAGACATTTGGGGGACcttttttcctgaaatttctttttggtggttttttttttttttttttttttgtaaaataataataatttttgtcTTGCGTGACTATTCATGATATGATTGTAAAGGTTAAGAGAAATGTATGCCATGCTGTGATTGGTCATGGGCCGTTCATTTGTTGAACGTATTTATAATTAGCAGTGACTGACTGCAGTTCACATGTGCTTGCTTTCGTGGCCCAGAGATGAATGCTCTGAAAATTGTTTACTAACGTATTGCCACTTGGAAAGCCACACACGATTTGTTCACTGAAATGCTGGGAAGCTGTGTGatctgttatttttttgttttaggaGATCAGTTTTGCAGATAAATATTGTTTAAACACCTCCAGACTTCCGACATTGATGCTGATTAATAGTAGTCTATCCTTGTCTCCTCTCACGAAGCAAAGAAACAAATCTATCTAGAATAAAATGGCATCCTGTCCAGTAAACAAAAAGGGTTTCAAGGGCTGGTTCTGAATTTATTTTGTCTGTTGTGCATTTACTTGCAATTCAGTGAGTGCTTCTTGCCTATTTCCTGAATGAATGACCTGTGAATTTTACAGTAGAAGCTACAATATAGTGGAACCCAGCCTGAGGTCTCTTGTTAAATGGGTGAAGTA belongs to Oryctolagus cuniculus chromosome 5, mOryCun1.1, whole genome shotgun sequence and includes:
- the LOC138849767 gene encoding filaggrin-like, giving the protein MRDHQKAEKRKKYEVNETLTSVVHQEDIQRGGYHCDHAAKIERAHSATSGMISAATAGLTAAGASRRSGLSESATHSREEETIFDEIRACDHPRLSRTRACLCHCNARCTKRRFRGMRFLQGPNNTQPGRELRLPRGHGARDNTKDHRAARQHAHPTRWSKHAASQGPGLRGFSGGAGRTHVLSAGDFSDGTGPGSDRSPRQDSPGRGKCHLTPKCQPQRQGPQTAAQTQTGSRRGARRPRRPRRPGPGQSGVPPANTHLRRPRLLGKPPTARRSGRAERRSGQGVRRTRNRPGTRPSALRSGTAPSNRPHRLALLLLA